A stretch of Arachis hypogaea cultivar Tifrunner chromosome 15, arahy.Tifrunner.gnm2.J5K5, whole genome shotgun sequence DNA encodes these proteins:
- the LOC112748953 gene encoding uncharacterized protein gives MHDGTSMFEFQIGQSFQSKEEAVLSVKDYSIRRGVEYKVMESDNLKYQGRCKEFGNGCTWLIRIVMRKRKSTWEVRRYNGPHTCMATSISSDHKQLDYHVICARIYPLVRADASVSIKVLQEATEATYGFRPSYRKVWLAKQKAVAQIYGDWEESYADLPRWILGVTCTMQGSIALLKTSPVRVGDQLDEDRVFFHRMFWTFPPCIEAFRHCKPLVSIDGTHLYGKYGGMLLLAIAQDGNSNILPVAFALVEGENAESWSYFLSNLRRHVTPQQGILVISDRHNGIKAALESPNSGWQPPHAYRAFCIRHVAANFALTFKGQDARRWLVNAAYAKTEAEFDYWFDIMRTENPAMCEWANRMEYERWTQHKDGGRRYGHMTTNISECVNSVLKGTRNLPVTSLVKSTYLRLAELFVVRGQTAKAQLGSGHRFSQAVVKAIERNLKESRCFTVTVFDRHHLDYTVAETTPTGKFSLGSYRVSLRDRTCDCGYFQALHYPCCHALACCAQSRLDWATYVDEVYTMSEVFKVYEMSFSPCIPEGLWPLYDGPTVIPDLGMRRAREGRPRSTRICNNMDEADTSRPKRCGLCRQPGHTRRVCPQRGSTSGM, from the coding sequence ATGCATGATGGGACATCTATGTTTGAATTTCAGATTGGCCAATCCTTCCAGAGTAAAGAGGAAGCCGTGTTGAGTGTGAAGGATTACAGTATTCGGCGTGGAGTTGAGTACAAGGTTATGGAGTCCGACAACCTTAAATACCAAGGGAGATGCAAGGAGTTTGGTAACGGGTGCACGTGGTTGATTCGGATAGTCATGCGGAAAAGGAAGAGCACATGGgaggttaggaggtacaacggtCCGCACACGTGTATGGCCACATCGATATCAAGCGACCACAAGCAGCTTGATTATCATGTTATCTGTGCGAGAATCTATCCATTGGTTCGAGCTGATGCGTCGGTGTCTATTAAGGTGTTGCAAGAGGCAACGGAGGCGACTTATGGATTCAGGCCTAGTTATCGGAAGGTGtggttggcgaagcagaaggcagtAGCGCAAATATATGgcgattgggaggagtcatatgcTGATCTGCCTCGGTGGATCCTTGGGGTCACATGCACGATGCAAGGTTCGATTGCTCTACTGAAGACGTCCCCGGTTAGGGTGGGTGACCAACTTGACGAAGATAGAGTCTTCTTTCATCGGATGTTCTGGACGTTTCCTCCGTGTATTGAGGCTTTCCGCCACTGTAAGCCGCTGGTAAGCATCGACGGCACACACCTGTATGGCAAATATGGCGGGATGTTGTTGTTGGCGATCGCACAGGATGGTAACTCGAATATTTTGCCTGTTGCGTTTGCACTCGTTGAGGGAGAGAACGCAGAGTCTTGGTCGTACTTTCTTTCGAACCTTAGAAGGCATGTCACTCCACAGCAAGGTATTCTCGTGATCTCTGACAGACACAACGGCATCAAGGCTGCATTAGAGAGCCCCAATAGTGGTTGGCAACCCCCCCATGCTTATCGGGCATTTTGTATTCGGCATGTTGCTGCAAATTTTGCCCTCACTTTCAAGGGGCAGGATGCGCGTAGGTGGTTGGTAAATGCCGCGTATGCGAAGACGGAAGCAGAATTTGACTATTGGTTTGATATAATGAGGACGGAGAACCCGGCCATGTGTGAATGGGCAAACAGAATGGAGTATGAGAGGTGGACACAGCACAAGGATGGGGGGAGAAGATACGGTCACATGACGACCAACATCTCTGAGTGTGTGAACTCTGTCTTGAAGGGTACAAGAAACCTACCGGTGACGTCTCTGGTTAAGTCGACATATCTCCGGCTGGCCGAGTTGTTTGTTGTCCGGGGGCAGACGGCAAAGGCACAGTTAGGGTCCGGGCACCGGTTTTCACAGGCAGTAGTTAAGGCCATTGAGCGTAATCTGAAGGAAtcgaggtgcttcacggtgacagTGTTTGATAGGCATCACCTTGACTATACTGTGGCTGAGACGACGCCCACAGGCAAATTCTCTTTGGGTAGCTATCGGGTTTCTCTGAGGGATCGCACATGCGATTGTGGATACTTCCAGGCGCTGCACTACCCCTGCTGCCATGCCCTCGCATGCTGTGCGCAGTCACGACTAGATTGGGCAACTTATGTGGATGAGGTGTACACCATGTCTGAGGTCTTTAAGGTGTATGAGATGTCCTTTTCACCATGTATTCCAGAGGGGCTTTGGCCACTATATGACGGGCCGACGGTTATACCCGACCTGGGCATGAGAAGGGCAAGAGAAGGACGACCACGGTCCACCCGCATCTGCAACAACATGGACGAAGCCGACACCAGCCGACCTAAGAGGTGTGGTCTGTGCAGGCAGCCCGGTCATACCCGACGGGTTTGCCCTCAGCGAGGTTCTACTAGTGGGATGTAG
- the LOC112750759 gene encoding uncharacterized protein: protein MEQAALFSSLEHAISFARDLWFNKLPINSWLDEFATHMHIVEAVSKSPESIMKTRYENSFIVELEIMSRKEFILIERKIARLWERLSRDKIQETSEETGEIVQYSVQEEDVVPDDSSNEVVFT from the exons ATGGAGCAAGCAGCTTTGTTCTCTTCGCTGGAGCATGCCATATCATTCGCAAGAGACTTATGGTTCAACAAGTTGCCTATTAACTCATGGCTGGATGAATTCGCTACACACATGCACATAGTTGAGGCTGTTAGCAAATCTCCTGAATCAATTATGAAG ACACGCTATGAGAATAGTTTTATTGTTGAACTTGAAATTATGTCTCGGAAGGAATTCATTCTTATAGAAAGAAAGATTGCACGACTTTGGGAGC GTTTATCTCGGGACAAGATTCAAGAGACTTCAGAAGAAACAGGGGAGATAGTTCAATATTCAGTGCAGGAAGAAGATGTTGTACCAGATGATAGTTCTAATGAGGTTGTTTTTACTTAA